The Megasphaera stantonii genome includes a window with the following:
- a CDS encoding AbrB/MazE/SpoVT family DNA-binding domain-containing protein, which produces MAVTVKIQKWGNSQGIRIPKNIIDILDWDDTEVVEMSAQDGNLIIKPHKRKTIEELFANYDGTYEKETIDWGDPVGKEIW; this is translated from the coding sequence ATGGCTGTTACGGTAAAAATTCAAAAATGGGGTAACTCTCAAGGCATCCGAATCCCGAAGAATATCATTGATATACTGGATTGGGATGATACCGAAGTGGTGGAAATGTCTGCGCAGGACGGCAACCTGATCATCAAACCGCACAAGAGGAAGACGATTGAGGAATTGTTTGCTAATTATGACGGCACATACGAAAAAGAAACGATCGATTGGGGCGACCCGGTAGGTAAGGAAATATGGTAA
- a CDS encoding type II toxin-antitoxin system PemK/MazF family toxin produces MVKQGTIIKVNLNPRAGHEQAWYRPAVVVSNDTFNAKTSMVIVCPITNTMNHFPLHVPLDERTKTTGCILCEHIRALDIEARTYRVIEQLPDDILQQVINIIFAEIDTPV; encoded by the coding sequence ATGGTAAAACAAGGAACAATTATCAAAGTAAATTTAAATCCCCGCGCAGGACATGAACAGGCATGGTATCGTCCAGCCGTTGTCGTTAGCAATGACACATTCAACGCAAAGACGAGCATGGTAATTGTTTGCCCTATCACAAATACGATGAATCATTTCCCTCTGCATGTGCCGCTGGATGAAAGAACGAAAACCACGGGATGTATTTTATGTGAGCATATCCGGGCTCTGGATATAGAGGCGAGAACCTATCGAGTCATAGAGCAATTACCTGACGATATTTTGCAACAAGTTATTAACATTATATTTGCTGAGATTGATACTCCGGTATAA
- the glpX gene encoding class II fructose-bisphosphatase, with protein MDRVLTLEFVRVTEAAAVKAGRLMGKGNKMGADQLAVDGMHSILSSVPIDGTVVIGEGEMDEAPMLYIGEKVGAGGTPVDIAVDPLEGTNLTAKGQDGSIAVIAIAGKGNLLHAPDMYMEKLCVGPRAKGRIDLNKPVQENLRRIAEGLERSIDDLTVVILDRERHQEIINDCRDAGARIKLITDGDVSPAVDVGIEGSGVHVLMGIGGAPEGVLAAAALKCLGGDMQARLIPYTEEERKRCYEMGIMDLNKVMTIDDLVKGDDCIFSATAITNTPMMRGVQYFGGGARTNSVVMRYKSGTIRFIDTFHRFDKSAKWSIHL; from the coding sequence ATGGACAGAGTGCTCACACTGGAATTCGTTCGCGTTACGGAAGCGGCGGCCGTTAAAGCGGGCCGACTCATGGGGAAAGGCAACAAGATGGGAGCAGACCAGCTGGCTGTCGACGGCATGCATTCGATCTTGTCGAGCGTGCCTATCGACGGGACCGTCGTCATTGGCGAAGGCGAAATGGACGAAGCACCGATGCTGTATATCGGCGAAAAAGTCGGCGCCGGCGGCACGCCCGTAGATATTGCCGTCGACCCTCTGGAAGGGACGAATTTAACGGCAAAGGGGCAGGATGGGTCTATCGCCGTTATCGCCATTGCCGGCAAGGGCAATCTGCTTCACGCGCCGGATATGTATATGGAAAAGCTCTGCGTCGGGCCGCGTGCCAAGGGGCGCATCGACTTGAACAAGCCCGTGCAGGAAAACCTGCGCCGCATTGCCGAAGGGCTGGAACGGAGCATTGACGATTTGACCGTCGTCATCCTCGACCGCGAACGGCATCAGGAAATCATCAACGATTGCCGCGACGCCGGCGCGCGCATCAAGCTCATTACGGACGGCGACGTATCGCCAGCTGTCGACGTAGGTATTGAAGGCTCAGGCGTTCACGTCCTCATGGGAATCGGCGGCGCGCCGGAAGGCGTACTTGCTGCGGCGGCTCTCAAATGCCTCGGCGGCGATATGCAGGCCCGTCTGATTCCGTATACGGAAGAAGAGCGGAAGCGGTGCTACGAAATGGGCATCATGGACCTCAATAAGGTCATGACGATTGACGACTTGGTCAAAGGCGACGACTGCATCTTCTCGGCTACGGCCATTACGAACACGCCGATGATGCGCGGCGTCCAGTATTTCGGCGGCGGCGCCCGCACCAACTCCGTCGTCATGCGCTATAAGAGCGGCACGATTCGTTTTATCGACACGTTCCACCGCTTCGACAAGAGCGCGAAATGGAGCATTCACTTGTAA
- the murA gene encoding UDP-N-acetylglucosamine 1-carboxyvinyltransferase, with the protein MEKLVIHGGKPLMGTVRVSGAKNAVLPIIVASMLGTTKSTLTEIPKLDDVHTVCDVIESLGVHIENPQKGVLEIDASNLSSTSAPYDLVRRMRASFLVMGPLLARKGRAKISLPGGCSIGARPIDLHLKAFEAMGAVINLENGDIEATVPNGLKGAQIYLDFPSVGATENILMAASLAEGKTVLENAAEEPEIVDLATYLNSMGANIRGAGTNVIRIEGVKELRGATHSVIPDRIEAGTFMIGAAMSGGDVFVENALSEHLKPVVAKLKEVGAEVIEDIDGIRVIGHLPMRPADVKTLPYPGFPTDMQAQFMALATICQGTSVITETVFENRFMHVDEFKRMGAKIRIEGRSAIVEGVPKLKGAAVNATDLRAGAALVLAGLVAEGETEVGYLYHIDRGYDNLVLKLQRLGADIVRVNIDEEEN; encoded by the coding sequence TTGGAGAAGCTGGTTATTCATGGTGGAAAGCCCTTAATGGGTACTGTTCGCGTCAGCGGGGCTAAAAATGCCGTGCTGCCGATTATCGTCGCGTCCATGCTGGGAACGACGAAGAGCACATTGACGGAAATTCCGAAATTAGACGACGTCCATACGGTCTGCGACGTCATCGAATCTCTTGGCGTTCATATAGAAAATCCGCAGAAGGGCGTGCTGGAAATCGACGCGTCGAATTTGTCGTCGACGTCGGCGCCGTACGACCTCGTGCGGCGCATGCGGGCGTCCTTCCTGGTCATGGGGCCTCTGCTGGCTCGCAAAGGCCGGGCGAAGATTTCCCTGCCCGGCGGCTGTTCCATCGGCGCCCGGCCTATCGACCTGCATCTGAAGGCCTTCGAGGCGATGGGCGCCGTCATCAACCTGGAAAACGGCGACATCGAAGCGACGGTTCCTAACGGCCTGAAAGGGGCGCAGATTTACCTCGATTTCCCCAGCGTCGGCGCGACGGAAAACATCCTCATGGCCGCTTCGCTGGCTGAAGGCAAGACCGTTCTGGAAAACGCGGCGGAAGAGCCGGAAATCGTCGACCTGGCGACCTATCTGAACAGCATGGGGGCCAATATCCGCGGCGCCGGCACGAATGTCATCCGCATCGAAGGCGTCAAGGAGCTGCGCGGTGCGACGCATTCGGTTATTCCCGACCGCATCGAAGCGGGAACCTTTATGATCGGAGCGGCCATGTCCGGTGGCGACGTGTTCGTAGAAAATGCCTTGTCGGAGCACTTGAAGCCCGTCGTGGCGAAATTGAAGGAAGTAGGGGCCGAGGTCATCGAGGATATCGACGGCATCCGGGTTATCGGGCACCTGCCCATGCGCCCTGCCGACGTCAAGACCCTGCCCTATCCCGGCTTCCCGACAGATATGCAGGCCCAGTTCATGGCCTTGGCGACGATTTGCCAGGGTACGAGCGTCATTACGGAGACGGTCTTTGAAAACCGCTTCATGCACGTCGATGAATTTAAGCGCATGGGGGCGAAAATCCGCATTGAAGGGCGCAGCGCCATCGTAGAAGGCGTGCCGAAGCTCAAAGGGGCGGCGGTCAACGCGACGGACCTGCGCGCCGGCGCGGCTCTCGTCCTGGCGGGCCTCGTCGCTGAAGGCGAAACGGAAGTCGGATACTTGTACCATATCGACAGGGGCTACGATAATCTCGTATTGAAATTACAAAGGTTAGGTGCTGATATTGTTCGGGTCAATATTGACGAAGAAGAAAACTAA
- a CDS encoding ISLre2 family transposase — MESLVTGQASLTDVTLAVQEFVQNLGREVLSAMLEQADEAIYETVKPQRTYQIKETARSRTLVTTFGEITFHRRYYRQKDTGRYTYLLDEWCQLPAYSRIEASCQARMAEHAKDMSYAKAAQVATPVPVSKQRVRNVLCRLGTIPNTAAPLPERRPKVSELFIEADEDHVAMQQGNSRQLRLAYVYEGKVAEGKKRRTLTAKRVFTGYGMPWKEIKEYIQTVYDSPEITILGDGAAWIQSATSYLEKSRCVTDGFHVVKYLRQIAGTETIQPLYDALLANDREQFCREAEQKIRHRPYRRKAIRRGQQYILNHWEGIRDWLQNRETFASSTEGHVSHILSARLSSRGMGWSKDGAERIARLRTLAENGGDVWRYALDCLTKKHSDTVPDLNSQELTRQCRRQRLPYCVYDAEHSCRMPGSEGALHGRWMKDIQNSGYHHIH; from the coding sequence ATGGAATCGTTAGTAACGGGCCAGGCGTCCCTGACCGACGTGACGCTGGCTGTACAAGAGTTTGTGCAGAACCTAGGGCGGGAGGTGTTGTCGGCAATGTTAGAACAGGCCGATGAAGCCATCTATGAAACGGTGAAGCCGCAACGTACCTATCAGATCAAAGAAACAGCCCGTTCGCGTACCTTGGTAACCACGTTTGGAGAAATCACCTTTCACCGCCGGTATTACCGACAGAAAGACACGGGCCGCTACACCTATCTGCTGGACGAATGGTGCCAACTGCCGGCGTACAGCCGGATCGAGGCTTCCTGTCAGGCCCGAATGGCAGAACATGCCAAGGATATGAGTTATGCGAAAGCAGCCCAAGTAGCCACTCCGGTCCCGGTAAGCAAACAGAGAGTGCGGAACGTCTTATGCCGGTTGGGGACGATCCCCAATACGGCGGCTCCCCTGCCGGAACGGAGGCCGAAGGTATCCGAACTGTTCATCGAAGCCGACGAAGACCATGTGGCTATGCAGCAGGGAAACAGCCGGCAGCTGCGGCTGGCCTATGTATATGAAGGGAAAGTAGCGGAGGGAAAAAAACGGAGAACACTGACAGCCAAACGGGTGTTTACGGGATATGGGATGCCTTGGAAGGAAATCAAGGAATATATCCAAACCGTATACGACAGTCCAGAGATTACGATTCTGGGAGACGGGGCGGCGTGGATACAGAGCGCGACGTCGTACCTGGAAAAGAGCCGCTGCGTCACGGACGGATTTCATGTTGTCAAATACTTGCGGCAGATAGCGGGGACGGAAACGATCCAACCTCTGTATGACGCCTTGCTGGCCAATGACCGGGAGCAATTCTGCCGGGAAGCTGAACAGAAGATACGGCACCGTCCGTATCGGAGAAAAGCGATTCGAAGAGGTCAGCAATATATCCTGAACCATTGGGAAGGGATTCGGGACTGGCTGCAGAACCGGGAGACATTCGCCAGCAGTACGGAAGGGCATGTCAGTCATATCCTGTCGGCCCGGCTGAGCTCACGTGGAATGGGCTGGAGCAAAGACGGGGCGGAACGGATTGCCCGATTGCGGACGCTGGCAGAAAACGGCGGCGACGTGTGGCGCTATGCCTTAGATTGCCTGACGAAGAAACACTCCGATACAGTACCAGACCTGAATTCACAGGAACTGACGCGGCAATGCCGACGCCAGCGGCTGCCGTACTGCGTGTATGATGCAGAGCACAGCTGCCGTATGCCGGGGAGCGAAGGCGCATTACACGGAAGATGGATGAAAGATATCCAAAACAGTGGATATCACCATATACATTAG